The following coding sequences are from one Pelagovum sp. HNIBRBA483 window:
- the fabB gene encoding beta-ketoacyl-ACP synthase I has translation MRRVVVTGLGIVSPIGNNAEEVEAALRAGQSGIEASDVMAEYGFRSQIAGTLKIDVAEHVDKRTLRFMGPGAAYAHIAMQQAIADSGLEESDVINPRTGLVAGSGGPSTSSMFAAHQTVLKSGSPKRIGPFAVPKCMSSTISANLSTAFSIKGINYSITSACSTSLHCIGNAAEQIMMGKQDVMFAGGGEELDWTLSCLFDAMGAMSSKYNDTPTKASRAFDAGRDGFVIAGGGGIVVLEELEHARARGAKIYAEVTGFAATSDGHDMVAPSGEGGERAMRLALQTIPEGRSVSYINAHGTSTPVGDVGEVEAVRRVFGDGSTPPISSTKSMTGHSQGATGAQEAIYCLLMLKGDFIAPSINVETLDPALKPAEIATTLVEKAGLDTVMTNSFGFGGTNGSMLLSAFRD, from the coding sequence AAGCCGCCCTCCGTGCAGGCCAATCGGGGATCGAAGCCAGCGACGTGATGGCCGAATACGGCTTCCGCAGCCAGATCGCCGGCACGCTGAAGATAGATGTCGCAGAGCATGTCGATAAACGCACCCTGCGCTTCATGGGGCCGGGTGCCGCTTATGCCCATATCGCGATGCAGCAAGCCATCGCTGATTCAGGCCTTGAGGAAAGTGACGTTATCAACCCGCGCACCGGCCTTGTGGCTGGTTCGGGCGGCCCGTCGACCTCCTCGATGTTCGCCGCGCACCAAACGGTGCTGAAATCCGGCTCGCCCAAGCGGATCGGGCCGTTCGCCGTGCCGAAATGCATGTCGTCCACGATCTCGGCCAACCTCTCCACCGCCTTCTCGATCAAGGGTATCAACTACTCGATCACCTCCGCCTGCTCCACCTCACTGCACTGCATCGGCAACGCCGCCGAACAGATCATGATGGGCAAGCAGGACGTGATGTTCGCCGGTGGCGGCGAGGAGCTGGACTGGACCCTTTCCTGCCTCTTTGATGCGATGGGTGCGATGTCCTCCAAATATAACGACACACCAACCAAAGCCTCCCGCGCCTTCGACGCAGGGCGCGACGGGTTCGTGATCGCAGGCGGCGGCGGCATCGTTGTGCTCGAAGAGCTTGAACACGCCCGCGCGCGCGGCGCAAAAATCTATGCCGAGGTGACGGGATTTGCCGCCACCTCCGATGGTCACGATATGGTCGCCCCCTCGGGCGAAGGCGGCGAGCGCGCCATGCGCCTCGCGCTGCAAACCATCCCCGAAGGCCGCAGCGTCAGCTATATCAACGCCCACGGCACCTCCACGCCGGTTGGCGATGTGGGCGAGGTCGAAGCGGTCCGTCGTGTCTTTGGCGACGGCAGCACCCCGCCGATCAGCTCGACCAAATCGATGACCGGCCACAGCCAAGGCGCGACCGGCGCACAGGAAGCCATCTACTGCCTCCTGATGCTCAAGGGTGACTTTATCGCCCCTTCGATCAACGTCGAGACCCTCGACCCCGCCCTGAAGCCCGCCGAAATTGCCACGACCCTCGTGGAGAAAGCAGGCCTCGATACGGTCATGACCAATAGTTTCGGCTTTGGTGGCACGAATGGTTCGATGCTGCTTTCAGCCTTCCGAGATTGA
- a CDS encoding enoyl-ACP reductase, whose amino-acid sequence MTISMQGKRGLMMGVANDRSIAWGIAQAMHNAGAELAFTYQGEAFGKRVEPLAASVGSDILVDADVMDDASLDRAFAALKERWGTIDFLVHAIAYSDKSELTGRFINTSRENFRNSLTISCYSFIDVARRASELMPDGGTLLTMTYQGSNRVTPFYNVMGVAKAALESSVRYLANDLGPQGIRVNAISPGPMKTLAGAAIGGARKTYKHTDQNAPLRSNATLEAIGGTAVYLASDAGACTSGEIITVDGGYHVLGMPQSENL is encoded by the coding sequence ATGACCATTTCAATGCAAGGGAAACGCGGCCTGATGATGGGGGTCGCGAATGATCGCTCGATCGCATGGGGTATCGCCCAAGCCATGCACAACGCAGGCGCGGAACTGGCCTTCACCTATCAAGGCGAGGCTTTCGGCAAGCGCGTCGAGCCGCTCGCGGCATCGGTTGGCAGCGATATTCTCGTTGATGCCGATGTGATGGACGACGCCTCCCTAGACCGCGCTTTTGCCGCCCTGAAAGAGCGCTGGGGCACGATTGATTTCCTCGTCCACGCCATCGCCTATTCCGATAAATCGGAGCTGACAGGCCGTTTCATCAACACCAGCCGCGAGAACTTCCGCAATTCGCTGACGATCTCCTGCTATTCCTTCATCGACGTGGCCCGCCGCGCCTCGGAACTGATGCCCGATGGCGGCACGCTTCTGACCATGACCTATCAAGGCTCCAACCGCGTCACCCCGTTCTATAATGTCATGGGCGTCGCCAAGGCCGCGCTTGAAAGCTCGGTCCGCTACCTTGCCAACGATCTCGGTCCGCAAGGTATCCGCGTCAACGCGATCTCCCCCGGCCCGATGAAGACATTGGCCGGAGCCGCCATCGGCGGCGCACGCAAGACCTACAAACACACCGATCAGAATGCGCCGCTGCGCTCCAACGCGACGCTGGAGGCCATCGGCGGCACCGCCGTCTATCTGGCGTCAGATGCCGGTGCCTGCACCAGCGGCGAGATCATCACCGTCGATGGCGGTTATCATGTGCTCGGAATGCCCCAGTCCGAAAACCTCTGA
- a CDS encoding peptidylprolyl isomerase — MTQVKAGDTVRIHYTGTLTTGETFDSSEGRDPLEFVVGSGQIIPGLDKALPGMEMGEKKTVQVPCVEAYGESDPSAMQSIPRGQIPENIPVEPGTQLQMQAPSGQVVPVVVVSANEEEVVLDANHPLSGKDLIFAIEIVGINAA; from the coding sequence ATGACCCAGGTCAAAGCGGGCGACACCGTGCGCATTCATTACACCGGAACTCTTACCACTGGCGAAACCTTCGACAGCTCTGAAGGGCGCGACCCGCTGGAGTTCGTGGTCGGCTCCGGCCAGATCATTCCGGGCCTCGACAAGGCGCTCCCCGGTATGGAGATGGGCGAAAAGAAAACGGTACAAGTCCCCTGCGTGGAAGCCTATGGCGAAAGCGACCCGAGCGCGATGCAATCCATCCCGCGCGGACAGATCCCCGAGAACATTCCGGTAGAGCCGGGCACACAATTGCAGATGCAGGCGCCATCGGGGCAGGTTGTGCCGGTTGTTGTTGTGTCTGCCAATGAAGAAGAGGTTGTGCTCGATGCCAACCACCCGCTCTCGGGCAAGGATCTCATCTTTGCCATCGAGATCGTCGGTATCAACGCCGCTTGA
- a CDS encoding haloacid dehalogenase type II produces the protein MPIITCIFDAYGTLFDVAAAARNAAAEPDFTALADHWPAVARDWRLKQLQYTWLRATADRHANFEQVTADGLDWALENNSLDGDPLLRERLLALYWELDAYPEVPEVLATLTERGLTCAILSNGTPDMIAAAAHSAGIDGFLAAQLSVESVGVYKPHARVYELVETQFGCARDEVLFVSSNGWDAAGAAGFGFQTAWINRADEPQDRLYAAPHHTFASLTPLLELV, from the coding sequence GTGCCGATCATCACTTGTATTTTCGATGCCTATGGAACGCTCTTCGACGTGGCCGCTGCCGCCCGCAACGCCGCCGCTGAGCCGGATTTCACAGCCCTTGCGGATCATTGGCCCGCCGTCGCGCGGGATTGGCGGCTCAAACAGCTTCAATACACATGGCTCCGCGCCACCGCCGACCGCCACGCCAATTTCGAGCAAGTCACCGCAGACGGGCTGGATTGGGCGCTCGAGAACAACAGCCTCGACGGTGATCCCCTGCTGCGCGAACGCCTGCTCGCCCTCTATTGGGAGCTGGACGCCTATCCCGAGGTGCCAGAGGTGCTCGCCACCCTTACCGAGCGCGGCCTCACCTGCGCGATCCTCTCCAACGGTACGCCCGACATGATCGCCGCCGCTGCCCACAGCGCGGGGATCGATGGTTTCCTTGCCGCCCAATTGTCTGTCGAGAGCGTCGGCGTCTACAAACCCCACGCCCGCGTCTACGAATTGGTCGAAACGCAGTTCGGCTGCGCCCGTGACGAGGTGCTATTCGTATCGTCCAACGGATGGGACGCCGCCGGTGCCGCAGGATTCGGCTTTCAAACCGCATGGATCAACCGTGCAGACGAGCCGCAAGACCGCCTCTACGCCGCTCCACACCACACTTTCGCGAGCCTCACCCCGCTGTTGGAGCTCGTCTGA
- a CDS encoding alpha/beta fold hydrolase, which yields MPFFTASDGTELYYEDTGKGPTVLALSGLTRNLRDFDFVAPRLSRLRLIRMDYRGRGKSGWSDPALYSIPQEAADALALLDHLSLPRAAILGTSRGGLIGLFIGATQPARLTGLALNDIGPELTAAGLADIAAYIGKRPAASTLDAAARALPKSLHGFANVPHERWLEMAGQLYAQSDDGLTLRYDPALADAFRAAYDPATPPPDAWPLFHALPDIPLALIRGANSPLLSRDTAAAMQAARPDMLFADVPDRGHVPFLDEPEALATLSQWSQRLS from the coding sequence ATGCCTTTCTTCACTGCCTCCGACGGCACCGAGCTTTATTACGAGGACACCGGCAAAGGCCCCACCGTTCTGGCGCTCTCCGGCCTCACCCGTAACCTGCGCGATTTCGATTTCGTTGCGCCGCGCCTCTCGCGTCTGCGCCTGATCCGCATGGATTACCGTGGGCGCGGCAAATCCGGCTGGTCCGATCCCGCGCTCTATTCCATCCCGCAGGAGGCCGCTGATGCCTTGGCGCTGCTCGATCACCTTTCCCTGCCCCGCGCCGCGATCCTCGGCACCTCTCGCGGCGGCTTGATCGGCCTCTTCATCGGTGCAACCCAACCCGCGCGGCTTACAGGGCTTGCGCTGAATGATATCGGCCCCGAGCTGACCGCCGCAGGCCTTGCCGATATCGCCGCCTATATCGGCAAACGCCCCGCCGCCTCCACTCTCGACGCCGCGGCCCGCGCGCTCCCGAAATCGCTACACGGCTTTGCCAATGTCCCGCATGAGCGCTGGCTGGAAATGGCAGGCCAGCTCTACGCGCAAAGCGATGACGGCCTTACCCTCCGCTACGATCCCGCCCTCGCGGACGCCTTCCGCGCAGCCTATGACCCCGCAACACCCCCGCCCGATGCGTGGCCCCTGTTCCACGCGCTGCCGGATATCCCGCTCGCCCTGATCCGTGGCGCCAACTCGCCGCTTCTCAGCCGCGATACCGCCGCAGCCATGCAAGCGGCCCGCCCCGATATGCTCTTTGCCGACGTGCCCGATCGCGGCCATGTCCCCTTTCTCGATGAACCCGAAGCCCTCGCCACGCTTTCCCAATGGAGCCAGCGCCTCTCATGA